DNA from Musa acuminata AAA Group cultivar baxijiao chromosome BXJ1-5, Cavendish_Baxijiao_AAA, whole genome shotgun sequence:
CGCCAAAGATATCCAAATCGGCATCTTTGAGCCAAGATGAGATCGAGATCGAGGTCGCCGAGGTTCTGTACGGGATGACGAGGCAATTCGAGTCTCTTCCGGAGCAGGACAGCCACAAGCTGGAGGCACGGGATGTGGATGGCGGGTCGGGCAATGAAACTAAATCGAGAGTGTCATCACCAAGCTCAATGTCGCCatctccggcagcacttccgtcaTCCAATTTACATTCTATTCCTACTCCGTTGCCTACTATTGGTCTGTTCTGTACACCAAATCGATCCTTTTCCTCTGTTTCACCGACATTTTTATTTCTTCGCTGATCGATGCAGTAATATCTGCAGCTCCGAAGAGAAAAAGGCCGAGACCTGTGAAGTTTGACGAAGAAGGCCCCACAAGTCCAGTGCCTTCCATTGCCAAAGTGGATTCAGATAACCAGATTAAAACAGAGGCTTCATCGCCAAGATTGGAGAAGAATGTTGCATTTAATTCCCTAAAAAATGGCGGTGGGTCCATTGATGTTTTGGCCTCTCAGGATGGGTTATCCGTTGTACAACAGCAGGAGTCAGCAAAGAAGGAGAAGAATAAGATTCAGGATTTGCATCCATTGACAACAGTCTCAAACATTGGGGACAAAATGGAAAACAAGCAAGAGCTCGTTGCACCTGTTAAAGGATCTGCTCGGACTGACTTGGATGCTACAAAGATGTAACTTCTAATTTGCAGTATCTTTCTTACAATTATATCTCGATTTGATTTCTTAAGCTACTCACAATGTTACAGATCCTTGGATAACCTGAAGGAGAAGTTGAAGATTGATCTGATGGTGGGTGGATGTGCTTCTTTCAGCATCTTTGTAAGTTTCTTCATTCAAGGGCTATTTAATTGAACGAATTTATGTGTTTATTGCAGGCACCTCCTCCAGGAAAGCTGTCTCCAGAGAGGGATGACTTTGAGCCAGAACAAAAGCCACAGGGCACAAACGTTGAAATGGTTGGAAGTTATGTTAAAATTTGTGGCAATAACTTGCAAAAGTTGTTTTGGCTCGACTCTAAAGTCACTTCTGCAATTGTTAGGGATCAAAAGTGAACAAGGATAAGGCAGAGGCAAAGCCTGCAGAGAGTACATTGATGAGAGATGAACGACAGATTGAGAAGTCTGCTCAGAAAGATATTGATCTGAAGAAGCAAGTAGTAATCACACAGAATCTTGACCTTCAAGTTGATTTGGGAAAGCCGAAGAAAGATGATAGTGGCTTTGACAAAGTGCAAATCCACAGGCAGCAAGTGAAAGATTCTAAAGTAGAGCCTAAACAAGAGAAGTCTGGTAATAAACATTTCCCAACCAATCGTTCTCATTCTTGTTTGATCTTTTCCATTTGGATTTCTATCTTTAGATCTGTTTCCTCTTTTCACATTTAAGCATCGGCATCCTCGCTCCATATGCCATTGACTGTTGGAACTTGGCCAGGGGTTTTTCCTCCCTTTGGGTAAGCAATTGTCTTATTTTTCTAAGACTTTCCAATTGGCGTTGGAGGATTCATCTTCTTCATCCTCAGGTACATGGGTCAAGTTCCATCTGTGCAAGCTGTTGTTGCTACTGATAGAAATGCAGATCCTTCGGGTTCCTTGCAGGTTTCTTCTCCTTACCCACGCACACTTTCTATCTCAAGCGCGCACATACATACCACACATGTGCATGCAAAATAATTATCTTAGGTAGGTTCTCTCTGATTCTCATAACTTCTGTTGCAGCCACCAGCCTTTCTTCAAATGCATCCCCGACCAAAGCGCTGTGCTAGGCATTGCTATGTCGCACAGATGATATCCAACCACCAGAAGTTTGCACGGATGAATTGTTTCTGGACTGCTGCAGCTGGAGCTACACCTTTGTACGGGGCCAAGCCATATAATCCTAATATGGTTCCACCTTCAGATGCTGCTATCCCTATAAATCCCATGCAGGGAAGCTTTCCAGGGGCTAACATGGGTGCATTGCAAGATACCAAGGGGACACCAGAGTTAACATCATATATGGGTAATATCACACAGGAGAAAATGCAAATCATGGATACTGCCCAGAGAAAGCCACTAATTCTCCAGCAGATGCCTCAGTCTGGATCAGCAAACAACACTCCGGTAAGGATTCTTTTCACTCATCCATGGCGGATCTTTTAGAACTGTTGGTGCAAGGAATAATGAAAGCCTTTCTTTTTGGACCCCTTCTTCTGTCTATTTAGCATGGGCCTGCATTCGTTTTCCCTGTCAACCAGCAGCAGGCCACAGCTGCTTCCAGTAGGCCTGGGACAGCAAAAGCTTCTGTGGGCTCTGGTGCTGAGGTGCGGGCATCTGGTGCCTTGAATTCTGCTGTGGGGAGCTGCGGGGGTGGTGGGTCGGTGAATCCAGTGAACATGAGCTTTGCTAGTTTGCCTCCTAATGAAGCTCAGTACCTGGCTTTTCTTCAGAACAATGTGTATCCTTTTCCTATTCCTGCCCATATTACAGGGGCTCCATCATTTCGAGGAACAAGTAATCCTCAAGCAATGCCCTTCTTCTACCCTCCTCACATGCTTCACCCATCACAAATAcgaccgcagcagcagcagcaaccagCAGGGCCACTACCTCATGTTCAACAGAGTCACCAGAGTCCAATCACTTTGAGCGGGCCTTCCTTGCAGAAACATCTGCAGCAATTACACCACATTGGGGGAGGTGGTTCTGGTGCTGCTGGTGCAAGTTCTAATGGTTTTCCAGCCATTAATCAGCAACAGGGCCTCCTGTCTCAGCATGCTCGTCCCAAGGAGTGCAATAAGGACATGGAAGATAACCTTCCCACTGCTAATGGTAAGACTTCTCAATCTCAGAAGGGCATCTTTTGCCGAACAATTTTTTAAGCCAATTCATTCTCAAAGCTTTGCTTTGATATCTACTGCTGCAGCTGCTAGAAAAATGTGCAATAATGGGGTTCATCGTGATAAGCAGCCAATTAATCATCAGGCACAACAAAAGCAGAACATGATGGTAGAGCTTACACCACCTCAAGCTTTTACAATACCCTTTGCATCCTTTGGTGGGTCTGGAACTGCAATACCAGGTCTCGACTTCTCTTCCGTGGCACAAAATCATGCCATTACATATAGCCTCCCAGAAATGTCTAAACATGGCTACCACCAGATTGGCACAGCTGCAGTTGCTGCAGCTGCTCAAGCGACAGAACAGAAGGTCCACCAAATGTCAGAAGATGGGAAATCTGTTGCCAGGGAGTTGATGAACACAAATGTGAGTGGTGAAGAAGGTAGAAAGATTATGACTGTAAGCAAAGGTCCACAGCATTCTCTTTCATTTGCAAAAGGAGATGGTGAATCTTCCATCTCATCTGTTCTCAATAACAGCATCATTGATATCTCTTCCCGGTCAGTAAACCCCATTCAATCTCCTGCAAATGGCAGTAGATCTGCTGACCGTTCTGCTGGCACGGCTACAACTACAACTCTTGTTCCCAACTCCCAACCACAGCAACAACATCTAATTCATCTTCAGCAGCAACCGCTGCAGATGCAGCACCATCCTGTATCATCTCGTTCAAAGCCCTCAGCCTCAAGCAACAATACTAATATCCATCCTGAGAGTCTGCCGGGAGGTTCTACCATTGCTAAGTTCCCTCATGCTCTAACTGGCTTTTCTCAGGCTCTTGGACAAGGTGGCAGCCCGATCCAGTGGCCTCAGGGCAAGACATCTGCTGGAAGAGGTGTGGATCCTTCTGCAGTCACACCTAGTCAGGTGATGATGAACAATGTTCTCCAACTGCAAGGCAGAACGACCCAACAGCCGTTTCCCGCCCAAAGCCACCAAACCCAGATTTCATTTGGCATGAATTCAAATAAAGTGGTACCTCCAGGGGGTCAACATCTCTCTGGAGCTTGTGGAAGTCCATCTCCATCATCTGCCACTATTGCTGTTGGATCGCCCTCAAGTTCAGTCTCCAAGAGTGCTGGTGGGAGTCCAAGTGCATCTGCAAGCATAAAACCCAGTCCTCAAACCTCTGCAGTTTTGCTTCATCAACAATCAAGTGTAAAGCAATCGGCATCAAGCTCTAGCTCAAAATCAATAACTATGGGTAACCCAAATGTGCTACCCATTCTTGGACACCCCCAGAAAGTTCCTCCGCCTGCCCCCAGCTCTAACAGTAAGCTGCAGCAGCAGCCTCAGCAACCAAAGCAGCAAGCTTTCTCCGAGGGCCAGCTGTTCTTCTCTAATTCGCACATGCAACAGGTCCAATGTGCTCAATCCGGTGGTTCTGCTCCCATTGCTGCTCAATACTATCAAAAGCGCCAGTCTGAATCACAAACACGACAGtctcaacagcagcagcaacaaagcTCAACATCATCTTCCACTGGGATGCTTTCCCTTTGTGCCCCCTCCGCACTTACACTGGCTGGTGTTTCCGCCACATCTGATCCTGCAAAGGCCATGGCTGCGGCCAACAGCATGAAGGGTCTGCCTCCACCTAGCTTTCTTAATGCGACTCAGCTGGCTGCGGCTGCTCAGTCTGCCTCTGGCTCTCCTCGCCATCCAATGTCTGCTGCATTCACTTATATGTCTATGCCACCATTTTCCATGAAGCCATCGACTGATCACAAACCTGGTGATTACACTTGTCTttttttcattattctcctgtatAGATCCAAAACTGCTTTATCAGACTGAGTGCtcatattatcataatatgttcTACCAGGAAGTGACAATTTACAAGCCTGTTGGCAGCCTGAGAAGAGGTAATGTTGGATCGGACAATGATGCTCGGCCACACCAACTGCATCAGAGGCCTCTTTGGATAAGATTCTGGAATCAAACAAGAggattctcctccctctttcctgGCCCATTGCCCTGTAGGTCTCTGTTCAAAGGTGTGCACAATTTGAATGTTCGAATTGGATAGGAAGGACAATGAGAAATGGGGGACAGCAGAAGGAAAGTGGTGGTGGGTAAGAACCAGCCAGCATTTTGTTTTGTTCTCAAGTCCCCTGCAGTCTTGAGACGAGAGGGGCAGAGGGACTAAGCACAAAGCAGCATAGGGAAGAAGATGACTGTACAAAAAATATCCTCCTATCTGGATTTTGTATAGTGCGGTCAAATGCTAACCTCAATTGTGTCCTGTTTCTTCTGTTTCATTTATAACTTAAAAAGTGAGATGATTACATTGAGATCATCATTACATGCTATTCCTCCATGGTTTTACATATAAACATCTGTTCTCCGATGCTGTTAAGATACTGATTATGCAGACTTGAGTGGTGTGTCAATTCATTTCGTTGCCATCTTTCATTTCTGTTGGCTAAACATCCTTGTGCTCGTTAAAAAATTTGTCTTTCTGTGAAGATGTGAAGCATCAGTTGTGTTTGCTTTGCACTTCTTACTGCAGAGAATAATGAAGGGTGATTGTGAATTGATATCATTGAAGATTCTCATGCACATATTGCAATAAATATTTAATTCTGAGGTATTTTTTGGTGCAGGTTATCAACACCATGGTTTCAAGTCCTAAATTCTCTTTTGCCAAACATTGAGAGGTGAAAACAATGTCTGGATGACTACAGGGTTGCTGTATTCTGGACAGTCTCCACGATTACTAGGTAACAATTTATGTTCCAATCAATATGCATTACAATACGTTTGCTGCAACGCTCTTTCTTGTGTTAGATAAAGTGAGATTTGTTGTGTTTCCTCCTGGCTTTTAGCCAAAGCTCTTGTTAGTGGGAAACGTATACCCCACTCATCAATCAATGTCTCCCTTTATATTTGATTAAGTTGTGAGGGTTGCACAAAAAAATTTGGCAGTTTGGACTGCTTTTTTTGGTCAGAGTTGGTATTTACAAACTTATGACAGATTCCAATAACATATTATTTTCATCCTATTTGTTAGCGATCTGCTGCTTTTCTTTCTCTGCAATAGCTCATTGCTATTCTTTGTCATCTGATTCGCCTTTATCCTGTTTTCGAGTGTCTTCTTGTGCAGATTGGTGGGATCAGAGAATTCATGGTAAGAAGTGGAATCTGTCTCTCCATCGATGGTAAGTCCATACTATTTCAATTCCATGATTACTTTAAATCCCAAGACACCATGGACACTGTTCACATGATCACCAAATGGTTCATGGTTTCTTCAAGCACAAGAACTTACCTGTGCACACCTTTCTTTCCTCTGGTGGCCAAAGCAGCTGTTAAGTGGACTGTGCAGGAAAGGTTCCCCGCCAGCTGAAGTCTGTGGAGGGGCCAATCCAAACATGGCTTTGTGAGGCAGATATCTTGTCCAGTGGCACAAAAATGAGAAATCTGAGGTAAAGCTGGTTGTCATTGGTAGAGAAATTACTAATGCTGCTGGTGGAGAAAGTAAATCCAACTTTTATCTTCTACTGTTATTGTCCTTGGCACAGGATGTGAAGAGATCTACCACGGCTTGTGTTGCTGAAAAGCTCACGCGAGGAATCCAAATGAGTGTTGCTGAAGCCCTTTAACTACAGACAGGAGCACTCGCACTCGCATTCGCATCATCGGCTGCTGCTTACGACCGAGAGCAGACAAAGGACTTGGGATCACGAGCTACTGGCGAGAGATGCCAATGGCCCCATCCTACCGAGGACCGTAGCCATGTGAGCTGTGGATGGATGTTATCCATACCTTGTGCTTTGATCTCTTCCCTCCTTGATCGTCATCCGGCTGAAATGGCCACCAATTCATTCTCGATTCATGTGTGTGTACCTCCTGCTGACTCATCGTGGTTGTGATTGCCTTTCACTGTAGGGTGTAGCGGCGGCCGTCATCTTGGACTTGAGCAGCCGAGGGGAAGAGAGGATGCCGGTGGAGGAGCGTGCAAGGATGCCGGTGGAGGAAGCGTGCACGCTCCTCCACCATCAGCCCCACCTCGTGGGACTCTCACTGCCGgacaccgaagaagaagaaggcgtgtAGCGAGTTGCAGTCGGCATGGTAAAAAATGAATGGGCTTAAAAGCACGGAGATGCCAGCAGTCAGGTGGCGCAGCGCTGCTCCACCGACCCCACGCACAGCTCAGAAGCAGCGATAAGCTGCAGTCGCAACACCTCGCGGTGCGCCCACTCATCTTTAACAGGACCAAGGAGACTGGAGCCATTTACATGCTCTGTTAGGACTGCCTACTTTCCATGTCAAAGTCGCTTGCTGGTACATCGATCAAGCCCACCAACCATGGCAGTCGGATTCCAACCATCATTTTGAACGTGAGCATCACCAGTCAGGGAGTACAATAATTAGGGTGACTTCGAACCCTCAGCTCACAGTGAAGTGGGGCTGGCTTCCTCGTGGGATGTAGTCGACCATAAAAcgagccgcctcctcctcctcctcctcctccgtctacCCAGACTTTGTCGAGTAGCGGAAGCATGCACGGAGGTGATCAGCCTCGGGTTTGATCCTGTCTCGCTGTCAGTAACAGATGAAGCTTGTCGTTTCCTGGGAAGGTCTTTTGCCATAAATGAGATGTCAGAATCCAAGAATGTTGCTGTTTTCCTCCTGGAAAGACTGAAGCCCAGCTGCGGCTCCAGACTTCATGAACAACGTACAAGGGTTTGTGACCTTCATGCCAGTGTACAGTTGTCGGTCGGGGCCGGTGGCATTTGGAGGGTTAATCGCCAGTATTCTGCAAGTAATGAATCCAGGTTCTGTAGCTCTGTGGGTTGCTGGTGGGATTCTGGGAGAACGGAACATGGGGAGGGAGTGCAGCAACAGCAGATGGTTGCTACTGCTCGCTGTTATCAACAGGAGAAACGAGATGTAGGTTTGAAGGGTGCTGCCACATGCTGTTGTACGTTGCAGAAGCCATTAGAGCTGCTTCCACTCCTTGATCGCGTTATCTGTTGCTGTGTTTGCGTCCTTTTGCCAAGGACGATGCCACACTTCCTGCTCTGGAATTCTGATGCTTGAGATACAGCCACTGGACGTCGCCGTATCTATTTGCTGGAGAAGGAAAAGGGGCACCGGTTGTTCTTCAGCTGTAGAACACCCGTAGGAGGAGGTGGAGGGCTTCTGTATACGACCGATTCTGAAATAAATATCTTATTGTGATATGATTGATCGATAGGACTGATGTGTCTTTCCCACGAATAAATATCTCAAGATATATAAATGTCGTCTTCTGATGCGAAGGAATGAGAAGCGACTGCTGTCCAGCTCAAGCATTAGCCCCGACCATGGCCCCACGGAGGCCCCTCTCCACCACATGCCAAAAAGAGACAAAAGGAGAATAAAGCCTCGTGGGGTGATGCGTGGGTGTCATCGAGGAATAATGCCATTGAGTGGTAGCTTTACCGACaacactagagagagagagagagagagagagagagagagagagaggagaaagtcGACAGTGAATCTTATAGATCACAACAAGACTGTTAATGTTAGGGAACAACGTTAAATTTCCTTTGTGATCCTTAAATACGAAGTCGGTTAAGTGGAGgttttatatgtgtgtgtgttactCTCTTGCACAGTACCTCCGTCAGTGACTCGGTTACGTGACATTCTCTGGTTGGACGGATTAGGTTacaagttcttcttcttcttgcttcaGCTTCCTTACCttgtttcttttcattattttctCTTTCATCGGTGCTGAAGCACCTTCAAAATTCTTTTATAATTGTGCTGAAAGAAGAATCCTCCCGATTGTATCTTCGGATAGCTTTCCCAATGAAACCTGCATGAAGATCAAGAATACGTCTGGATTTTTTAGTAGGAATGTTTTTATTTACTTTTGCTCTAACAGTTAATACCTTAAATAGGTTCCATCTCATGACAAGAATGAagcaaatagaaagaaaaagaaaaaggatcaaGGCTCAAGCCAAGTATGGCCACTACAATTTCACATCCTAATGAATGAAGTGACATTGATATAGAATAATACACACCAATTCATACAGTTGCATCATTTCGTCACAAACAGAGCTGATTTGCCTAAGATGTGCGATATTGTAACCCACAGAATCAACCCAATTTTAACCTCATCTAGTGCCTGAGCGGttgcaagaaaaagaaaagtagatGAGCACAAAAGCTCAGGATCACACGAGCTTTTATCAGTGACTTCGCCACTTTGTAAGTTTAGAATGGTCATGCAACAAAAAGGGGTCCGAGATCAGTCCGCCGCACTCAAACTCCTGTAATTTTGTACCCATGCAACAAGCTGCTACTACACAGGCGATGATCCAATCATGGTGATAACCTGGGCCAGCCCTTCCCTTTTGTGCCACTCGGAGGTTCCCAAACCGGTATGACTGGTCTTCTGCATCTTACATCTTTGAATCTTTGTGTAGTGATGTTACTGATCTGCTACATGTCATGACTTTGCTTGAAGAGGAACACGAACATGACCTATTAGTGGCATTCAAACCAACAAAACAGTCAGATAGTACATTCCAAACCAATGCATCTAAAAAGTTCGCTTTGCTAGTTCTAACAAAATATATCAGAAGTAATGCCAACCAACTCAACAATTAAAACAGGAGtagaaaacatatcaaagaaaaaaaaataaaataatttcgcCATCATCTAATCTAATAACTAGGACGTGGAATCTTCAGAGTGAGAAAATATGAAAAGATTATTTTGCCATAATCTGATCCGTGGAATTTCATACAATAAACAACTAGGGTGTTTTATCTTCAGAAATGACATGGACAAAGTAATCAGCTGTGCCATTATACACCGATAAGATCAATGGTCATCAGGTTTTCTTGTATTGAGCATGACTTTTTAGCAACATATCGTACCATTTCAGGATTTTCTATTGCACAAACAATGAGATAGTTTTCATTTTCATCGAGCAGAGTGGCTAAAATCAGAATAAACTGTCAGTGAAGTTCTCACATAAGATcatgaaaataattattttggcacTATGTCACATATACAAATTATATATGATTCAATGGTCAGGCAGATTCCTAAAGTCCTCTATGGTATTGGAACAATTAAATGGTTCTTTTCACTAGCACAATTGGTGCTAGGTTCTCAGATTTGACTATCGTGAGTTCAACAAAGTGTCTACGCCAGTGAGGGTGAGATAGTGGCAGGCTGCAATCTCCTATATTCATCTAGAGAACCACAAAACATAAAAAAGATTTTgactttgtgtttaaagatggtTGCATGCACTGCAACGTAGATGCGGGATCTGTCCGTATGTAGTGTCAGCTGCCATTCTACATGTTCTTGATGATAGTGACATCCTGATATACCTTTACACATCCTGTTAAGTTCCTTTTCCCCactaaaattttcatccaaaGATTTGCCAAAGGACTTTTAAAATGATACTCCTTGTATGTTGAGTTTCTAAATTAGGTCTAATTTGTTTTCATAAACATTGCAATTGTTTGCTGAGTTGTGGTACTATGCATTCAAACTATGTATTTTATATTCAAATTCTACCAGCTTCTAGAATACAGAAATGGCAAATTAAAGCATCTGCCAGTCCAAATGATCAACTTTTAAGTTGAAAATCAGTCACAGAGTATACAACATTGATGAGCCAGTAATTGCTCAATCTTGAAAGAAAAGATAAGGAGTTTTACAGATTACAGTTGTAGACAAAAGAAATCCTTTAAGGTCACACTCTTAATCTATAAATTCTATTGATATTTATGTAGCATCATATTTCAGGACCACAAGATTACTTCAATACACCGAGGAAAATATTTCTAGTGTTAGATTCATTGCTGGAAAGGAGATTCATAATTAAATACCATGCTTTGCATTGCAAAAATGAACAAGGTGGAAGGTCATAATAAATTGTTGTCAATTAGTTAGTTCAATTACAGTTCTCTGCAACCCAGCAAAAAGGGAAAAGTAAACATGGTTCATGGAAGCTTTGTTGGTTAATCATGTGCTACGTAATCTAAATGAACTGCACCATAGTTAGTATTGTGGGATAAGCGTATATAATGTAGATTAACATCTAAATATGCTTAAAGTTAGGGTACAATAGACAGCCTCTCTGCTAAGGGTAAGGCTCAATACAGACCTTAATTAGTTCAGGTACTGTCTGCAAACCTCCAGAAACTGTTTCCATCTTAATTTAGCCTTCTCAAACCCCTCCATATCAATGTTGTTTCAGTAACATCATTTTCATCTCACATTTATGTTACTCCAGGCCTCAATGGCTTTGTAGCAGATTTAGTTAACTTGATACAATTTCACATAACCTCAGATCTTTTTTGTAGGCCAAATTTCTTGCTGAATTTTGATTGTACAAGTCTATTTGATGTTTAAAGTATCATGTTGAGAATTTGGGGTTGTTTGATACCCTTTATCAAACAGATAAGCAGGTGGATCGGTGAAAATAGTTCAAAATTTGACAATTAATACTCGAGACGAGTTTTTTTAGAAGAATAAAGCATTTTGAGAACCCATGAGTGGTGATTGATTGGATCAGGAACAAATTTCTCGCTGAACTACTTTTGGTCGGTTTTTTCTCGAGTGTGATGATCATTTACAATTTCTTCTTCTAAACATAGGTTTGTAGAATCAGCAAATCATACTTTCAAATGGGTACTATTTCATTTTATAGAATTCCATGAAAACCAATACATCGGTTCTGAACAGACATGTCAATTCTATGTCACTGATATCCACTGATAGTATTCAACAGTTATTAAGCACAAAATACATGTTCCAATAAAAAAACAATTAATAACAGATCCACGAGTAGCTTCAGGAATATTGCCTGATCGATGGCTATACTACCCTCTATCAACAAAGTACATCTACTAGAATCAATATGTCATAGATAATATTGCTGAAACTGAAAAAATACAGTAAAAAACCTTAAAGATTATTGAACTATTGGATTGAACtagtttaattaatatttttgttaGATTAGATGCATGTAATTTAATGTTATAGTAACAATTATTTTGcatatctaatacataaaaatcatgatt
Protein-coding regions in this window:
- the LOC103984966 gene encoding protein TIME FOR COFFEE isoform X1 — translated: MERNREARRGTIPAAAANGVSVGVGGGGLSRRRQRNNSGFRDSPEKDGRMEMPETSRLRDRGVKKDRDRDRSGRSKRRRGDRLLHGSNRDRDDAEESSEESIDQDEDDEDEDLSVPVRLPPSSPPLLNPLAASSPQQNNHHHQHQQQSRKTFPPKVVKWKADEMIGFTVPRKARSAATKRTHEMAPVLGAGGGGGGGEQITQQTSISPSRLSPASTSQLSPSSSNGSLRKKMKPISGAKHRPPKISKSASLSQDEIEIEVAEVLYGMTRQFESLPEQDSHKLEARDVDGGSGNETKSRVSSPSSMSPSPAALPSSNLHSIPTPLPTIAPKRKRPRPVKFDEEGPTSPVPSIAKVDSDNQIKTEASSPRLEKNVAFNSLKNGGGSIDVLASQDGLSVVQQQESAKKEKNKIQDLHPLTTVSNIGDKMENKQELVAPVKGSARTDLDATKISLDNLKEKLKIDLMAPPPGKLSPERDDFEPEQKPQGTNVEMGSKVNKDKAEAKPAESTLMRDERQIEKSAQKDIDLKKQVVITQNLDLQVDLGKPKKDDSGFDKVQIHRQQVKDSKVEPKQEKSASASSLHMPLTVGTWPGVFPPFGYMGQVPSVQAVVATDRNADPSGSLQPPAFLQMHPRPKRCARHCYVAQMISNHQKFARMNCFWTAAAGATPLYGAKPYNPNMVPPSDAAIPINPMQGSFPGANMGALQDTKGTPELTSYMGNITQEKMQIMDTAQRKPLILQQMPQSGSANNTPHGPAFVFPVNQQQATAASSRPGTAKASVGSGAEVRASGALNSAVGSCGGGGSVNPVNMSFASLPPNEAQYLAFLQNNVYPFPIPAHITGAPSFRGTSNPQAMPFFYPPHMLHPSQIRPQQQQQPAGPLPHVQQSHQSPITLSGPSLQKHLQQLHHIGGGGSGAAGASSNGFPAINQQQGLLSQHARPKECNKDMEDNLPTANAARKMCNNGVHRDKQPINHQAQQKQNMMVELTPPQAFTIPFASFGGSGTAIPGLDFSSVAQNHAITYSLPEMSKHGYHQIGTAAVAAAAQATEQKVHQMSEDGKSVARELMNTNVSGEEGRKIMTVSKGPQHSLSFAKGDGESSISSVLNNSIIDISSRSVNPIQSPANGSRSADRSAGTATTTTLVPNSQPQQQHLIHLQQQPLQMQHHPVSSRSKPSASSNNTNIHPESLPGGSTIAKFPHALTGFSQALGQGGSPIQWPQGKTSAGRGVDPSAVTPSQVMMNNVLQLQGRTTQQPFPAQSHQTQISFGMNSNKVVPPGGQHLSGACGSPSPSSATIAVGSPSSSVSKSAGGSPSASASIKPSPQTSAVLLHQQSSVKQSASSSSSKSITMGNPNVLPILGHPQKVPPPAPSSNSKLQQQPQQPKQQAFSEGQLFFSNSHMQQVQCAQSGGSAPIAAQYYQKRQSESQTRQSQQQQQQSSTSSSTGMLSLCAPSALTLAGVSATSDPAKAMAAANSMKGLPPPSFLNATQLAAAAQSASGSPRHPMSAAFTYMSMPPFSMKPSTDHKPGSDNLQACWQPEKR
- the LOC103984966 gene encoding protein TIME FOR COFFEE isoform X2; amino-acid sequence: MERNREARRGTIPAAAANGVSVGVGGGGLSRRRQRNNSGFRDSPEKDGRMEMPETSRLRDRGVKKDRDRDRSGRSKRRRGDRLLHGSNRDRDDAEESSEESIDQDEDDEDEDLSVPVRLPPSSPPLLNPLAASSPQQNNHHHQHQQQSRKTFPPKVVKWKADEMIGFTVPRKARSATKRTHEMAPVLGAGGGGGGGEQITQQTSISPSRLSPASTSQLSPSSSNGSLRKKMKPISGAKHRPPKISKSASLSQDEIEIEVAEVLYGMTRQFESLPEQDSHKLEARDVDGGSGNETKSRVSSPSSMSPSPAALPSSNLHSIPTPLPTIAPKRKRPRPVKFDEEGPTSPVPSIAKVDSDNQIKTEASSPRLEKNVAFNSLKNGGGSIDVLASQDGLSVVQQQESAKKEKNKIQDLHPLTTVSNIGDKMENKQELVAPVKGSARTDLDATKISLDNLKEKLKIDLMAPPPGKLSPERDDFEPEQKPQGTNVEMGSKVNKDKAEAKPAESTLMRDERQIEKSAQKDIDLKKQVVITQNLDLQVDLGKPKKDDSGFDKVQIHRQQVKDSKVEPKQEKSASASSLHMPLTVGTWPGVFPPFGYMGQVPSVQAVVATDRNADPSGSLQPPAFLQMHPRPKRCARHCYVAQMISNHQKFARMNCFWTAAAGATPLYGAKPYNPNMVPPSDAAIPINPMQGSFPGANMGALQDTKGTPELTSYMGNITQEKMQIMDTAQRKPLILQQMPQSGSANNTPHGPAFVFPVNQQQATAASSRPGTAKASVGSGAEVRASGALNSAVGSCGGGGSVNPVNMSFASLPPNEAQYLAFLQNNVYPFPIPAHITGAPSFRGTSNPQAMPFFYPPHMLHPSQIRPQQQQQPAGPLPHVQQSHQSPITLSGPSLQKHLQQLHHIGGGGSGAAGASSNGFPAINQQQGLLSQHARPKECNKDMEDNLPTANAARKMCNNGVHRDKQPINHQAQQKQNMMVELTPPQAFTIPFASFGGSGTAIPGLDFSSVAQNHAITYSLPEMSKHGYHQIGTAAVAAAAQATEQKVHQMSEDGKSVARELMNTNVSGEEGRKIMTVSKGPQHSLSFAKGDGESSISSVLNNSIIDISSRSVNPIQSPANGSRSADRSAGTATTTTLVPNSQPQQQHLIHLQQQPLQMQHHPVSSRSKPSASSNNTNIHPESLPGGSTIAKFPHALTGFSQALGQGGSPIQWPQGKTSAGRGVDPSAVTPSQVMMNNVLQLQGRTTQQPFPAQSHQTQISFGMNSNKVVPPGGQHLSGACGSPSPSSATIAVGSPSSSVSKSAGGSPSASASIKPSPQTSAVLLHQQSSVKQSASSSSSKSITMGNPNVLPILGHPQKVPPPAPSSNSKLQQQPQQPKQQAFSEGQLFFSNSHMQQVQCAQSGGSAPIAAQYYQKRQSESQTRQSQQQQQQSSTSSSTGMLSLCAPSALTLAGVSATSDPAKAMAAANSMKGLPPPSFLNATQLAAAAQSASGSPRHPMSAAFTYMSMPPFSMKPSTDHKPGSDNLQACWQPEKR